A window from Catalinimonas alkaloidigena encodes these proteins:
- a CDS encoding DUF4296 domain-containing protein → MKSFLVVLCACGLMWLGSCTPETDIQSGVPPEGLIDQQTMVDILIDIHLAEARANQLNIPPDSAAWYYRYQQEQILQDYGLDSARFRESYNYYLQNVPLIDEIYGALVDSLSAREARNQAVQRVPSLDSIRNAK, encoded by the coding sequence ATGAAGTCATTTCTCGTTGTTTTGTGTGCCTGCGGGCTGATGTGGCTGGGCAGTTGCACGCCCGAAACCGATATTCAGAGTGGGGTGCCGCCCGAAGGGTTGATCGACCAGCAAACCATGGTCGACATCCTGATCGACATTCATCTGGCGGAAGCGCGTGCCAACCAGCTCAACATCCCGCCCGACTCAGCGGCGTGGTATTACCGCTACCAACAGGAGCAGATCTTGCAGGATTATGGGCTGGACAGCGCCCGTTTTCGCGAGAGTTACAATTACTACCTGCAGAACGTGCCCCTGATCGACGAAATTTACGGCGCGCTGGTGGATAGCCTCAGCGCCCGGGAAGCGCGCAACCAGGCCGTACAACGGGTTCCTTCCTTAGATTCCATTCGCAATGCAAAATAA
- a CDS encoding DUF58 domain-containing protein produces MEDIRDIIQKLRKYEVAIRKAINMQMQGDYHSVFKGAGLEFDDVRAYQYGDDVRTIDWNVTAKGHGTFVKTFREEKEQTVFFIVDVSASQEIGKRKRRKLDITKEICGVLSLAAVKEGSQVGVICFSDEKEKYIKPGKGLKHAYEIIYSLFSLKAQSAKTNLTKAMSFVINLLKRRSIVILISDFIDEGYEDRLRMLADKHDLVVIHVADDREVSFPKLGIIPLFDKEKRRTFWINTSSTQFAREVNDRFATNRHQLEEICKRHQANYLRVETSEDYVADLIRLFKVRNRTTKRKIAGA; encoded by the coding sequence ATGGAAGACATCAGAGACATCATTCAGAAATTGCGCAAGTACGAGGTGGCCATCCGGAAGGCGATCAACATGCAGATGCAGGGCGATTACCATTCGGTGTTCAAGGGGGCGGGGCTCGAATTCGATGACGTGCGGGCGTATCAGTATGGCGACGACGTGCGCACCATCGACTGGAATGTGACGGCCAAAGGCCACGGCACGTTTGTCAAAACCTTCCGGGAAGAGAAAGAACAGACCGTTTTTTTCATCGTGGACGTGAGCGCCTCGCAGGAAATCGGCAAACGAAAGCGCCGGAAGCTCGACATTACGAAAGAGATTTGCGGCGTGTTGTCGCTTGCCGCCGTGAAAGAAGGCAGCCAAGTGGGCGTGATTTGCTTCAGCGACGAAAAGGAAAAATACATCAAGCCGGGCAAAGGCCTGAAACACGCCTACGAGATCATCTACTCGCTGTTCAGCCTGAAGGCACAGTCGGCCAAGACCAACCTGACCAAGGCCATGAGTTTCGTCATCAACCTGCTGAAACGGCGCAGCATCGTCATACTGATTTCCGATTTTATCGACGAAGGCTACGAAGACCGCCTGCGCATGCTGGCCGACAAGCACGATCTGGTGGTGATCCACGTCGCCGACGACCGCGAAGTCAGCTTCCCGAAGCTGGGCATCATTCCACTTTTTGACAAGGAGAAACGCCGGACGTTCTGGATCAACACCTCGTCGACCCAGTTTGCACGCGAAGTCAACGACCGTTTTGCCACCAATCGGCACCAATTGGAGGAAATCTGCAAGCGCCACCAGGCAAATTACCTGCGGGTAGAAACTTCCGAAGACTACGTGGCCGACCTCATTCGTTTATTCAAGGTGCGCAACCGCACCACCAAACGTAAAATTGCCGGTGCCTGA
- a CDS encoding vWA domain-containing protein, whose product MINRTNSLWEWLDPMWFRWSILRDFEWVNPFYLYLIALLPLLWLLRWLFMYRFREKIEVALFDAQEKPHWTTWLRFLPPLLFALSVGLVLMALARPQKTSEQVDQYTEGIDIMLVLDISESMKIEDFRPNRLEAAKNVAREFIAGRFQDRIGIVVFSGDAYSLAPLTTDYKLLTSYIDDIDFKMIQKGGTAIGSALAVATNRMRESDSKSKVIILLSDGDNTAGNIDPITAAELAKAYNIKMYTIGIGKEGRVPYGRDVFGRPQYLDNTMDETTLRQIANIGDGSFYRVSNNEALSEVFARIDQLEKAEIKETRYRDTRDYYDIYLTWGVLLFLGWLLTKNTFMSNAMED is encoded by the coding sequence ATGATTAACCGCACCAACTCCCTGTGGGAATGGCTGGACCCCATGTGGTTCCGCTGGTCCATCCTGCGCGATTTCGAGTGGGTCAATCCGTTTTACCTCTACCTGATCGCCCTGCTGCCGTTGCTGTGGCTGCTGCGCTGGTTGTTCATGTACCGCTTCCGCGAGAAGATCGAGGTGGCGCTGTTCGATGCGCAGGAAAAACCCCATTGGACCACCTGGCTCCGCTTTCTGCCGCCGCTGCTGTTCGCATTGTCCGTGGGACTGGTGCTGATGGCCCTGGCCCGCCCGCAAAAGACCAGCGAACAGGTCGACCAGTACACCGAAGGGATCGACATCATGCTCGTGCTCGACATTTCGGAGTCAATGAAGATCGAAGACTTCCGGCCGAACCGGCTCGAAGCCGCCAAAAACGTGGCCCGGGAGTTCATTGCCGGCCGGTTTCAGGACCGGATCGGAATTGTGGTCTTTTCGGGCGATGCCTACTCGCTGGCCCCCCTCACGACCGATTACAAGCTCCTGACCAGTTACATCGACGACATCGACTTCAAGATGATTCAGAAGGGCGGTACCGCCATCGGCAGTGCGCTGGCCGTGGCCACCAACCGGATGCGCGAGTCGGACTCCAAGTCGAAAGTGATTATTCTTCTTTCAGACGGCGACAACACTGCCGGCAACATCGATCCCATTACGGCGGCCGAACTGGCCAAAGCCTACAACATCAAAATGTACACGATCGGCATCGGGAAAGAGGGGCGCGTGCCGTACGGGCGCGACGTGTTCGGGCGGCCGCAGTACCTGGACAACACGATGGACGAAACCACGCTCCGGCAGATTGCCAACATCGGCGACGGATCGTTCTACCGCGTGTCGAACAACGAAGCACTCAGCGAAGTATTCGCCCGCATCGACCAACTGGAAAAAGCCGAAATCAAGGAGACGCGCTACCGCGATACCCGCGACTATTACGATATTTACCTGACGTGGGGCGTGTTGCTGTTCCTGGGTTGGCTCCTGACCAAGAATACGTTCATGAGCAACGCTATGGAAGACTGA